A portion of the Streptomyces sp. NBC_00376 genome contains these proteins:
- a CDS encoding PadR family transcriptional regulator, giving the protein MSIGHTLLGLLESGPRHGYDLKRTFDEKFGQDRPLHYGQVYSTMSRLLKNGLVEVDGVESGGGPERKRYAITEAGITDVSSWLAQPEKPEPYLQSTLYTKVVLALLTGRSAEALLDTQRTEHLRLMRILTDRKRKGDLADQLICDHALFHLEADLRWLELTAARLDRLAAEVSA; this is encoded by the coding sequence ATGTCAATCGGTCACACCCTGCTCGGACTCCTGGAGTCCGGCCCCCGCCACGGCTACGACCTCAAGCGGACGTTCGACGAGAAGTTCGGTCAAGACCGCCCCCTGCACTACGGCCAGGTCTACTCGACCATGTCCCGGCTGCTCAAGAACGGCCTCGTCGAGGTCGACGGCGTCGAGAGCGGCGGCGGCCCGGAGCGCAAGCGGTACGCCATCACCGAGGCCGGGATCACCGATGTCAGCTCCTGGCTCGCGCAACCGGAGAAGCCCGAGCCGTACCTCCAGTCGACGCTCTACACCAAGGTCGTCCTGGCCCTGCTCACCGGTCGCAGCGCCGAGGCCCTGCTGGACACCCAGCGCACCGAGCATCTGCGCCTGATGCGCATACTCACCGACCGCAAGCGCAAGGGCGACCTCGCCGATCAGCTGATCTGCGACCACGCCCTCTTCCACCTCGAAGCCGATCTGCGCTGGCTGGAACTGACCGCCGCCCGGCTCGACCGGCTCGCCGCGGAGGTGTCCGCGTGA
- a CDS encoding ABC transporter ATP-binding protein, which translates to MIPAGSLLSADGLHKAYGRTPALDGASFSIHPGEVVAVMGPSGSGKSTLLHCLAGIVTPDRGTITYAGRELSAMSDAQRSALRRTEFGFVFQFGQLVPELTCVENVALPIRLNGARRKDAELTARHWLERLEVEGVGAKRPGEISGGQGQRVAVARALAASPKVIFADEPTGALDSLNGERVMELLTEAARSTNVAVVLVTHEARVAAYSDRDVTVRDGRTRDLEHAV; encoded by the coding sequence GTGATCCCCGCCGGCTCCCTGCTCAGCGCCGACGGCCTGCACAAGGCGTACGGCCGGACGCCCGCGCTCGACGGCGCGTCGTTCTCCATCCACCCCGGCGAGGTCGTCGCCGTGATGGGCCCCTCCGGCTCCGGCAAGTCGACCCTGCTGCACTGCCTCGCCGGCATCGTCACCCCCGACCGGGGCACGATCACCTACGCGGGCCGCGAGCTCTCCGCGATGTCGGACGCCCAACGCAGCGCCCTGCGCCGCACCGAGTTCGGCTTCGTCTTCCAGTTCGGCCAGCTCGTCCCGGAGCTGACCTGCGTGGAGAACGTCGCCCTGCCGATCCGGCTCAACGGCGCCAGGCGCAAGGACGCCGAGCTCACCGCCCGCCACTGGCTGGAGCGCCTGGAGGTCGAGGGCGTCGGCGCCAAGCGTCCCGGCGAGATCTCCGGCGGGCAGGGACAGCGCGTCGCCGTGGCCCGCGCGCTGGCCGCCTCGCCCAAGGTGATCTTCGCCGACGAACCGACCGGCGCCCTGGACTCCCTCAACGGCGAACGGGTCATGGAGCTGCTCACCGAGGCGGCCCGGTCGACCAACGTCGCCGTGGTCCTGGTGACCCACGAGGCCCGGGTAGCCGCGTACTCCGACCGCGACGTCACCGTGCGCGACGGCCGGACCCGTGACCTGGAGCACGCCGTATGA
- a CDS encoding ABC transporter permease produces MTLLDRKDAPAAAPPAPTSPTGVAAWFRDLGLGIRFASGGGREGWTRTLLTAVGVGLGVALLLTAASAPHLLQERSARSEARAESSVPGGPDAQAKKTDASVLRINSETEYRSRTVEGWLMRADGTHPVVPPGVARFPGADEMVVSPALKELLDSSEGSLLKERLPYRITGTIADSGLVSPGDLVYYAGSDTLTPADGGHRIAGYGDPGQGEEMPPVLIVLIIMICVVLLVPVAIFIATAVRFGGDRRDRRLAALRLVGTDIRMTRRIAAGEALFGALLGVLTGAVLFLVGRRFVGHIEVWNVSVFPSDLVPDPVLTALVVVSVPVAAVLVTLVAMRSVVIEPLGVVRGGGNRGRRLWWRLPMPVAGLAVLGLTGKVDEFTPVNPYPIAGGAVLVLVGLALLLPWLVEACVNRLHGGPVPWQLATRRLQLSSGAASRAVSGITVAVAGAVALQMLFAAVGDEFSTVTGQDPSRAQFYTYSEKVEPGAATRTIEEFKATKGVDAVIGKVETYATRPGKYTKSDVQPTTSLIVGDCATLRELARIGSCTDGDTFVAHPRNDKEMSDWVDATARKGKEVLIGSGYGQKPMRWTLPTDSRTVQARHDPLGEDSWGIMATIGALDPSKLPGATTQTQIRIDESVEDAAEYVRNTAARIDPAMRVASLTSKTRDEKYASVQRGLQVGATATLLLIAAAMLVSQLEQLRERKRLLSVLVAFGTRRSTLAWSVLWQTAVPVVIGLTVAVAGGLGLGAALITMLDKKITDWWLFVPMTGAGAALILLVTLVSLPSLWRLMRPEGLRTE; encoded by the coding sequence ATGACGCTGCTCGACCGGAAGGACGCGCCGGCCGCGGCACCGCCGGCGCCCACCTCGCCCACCGGCGTCGCCGCCTGGTTCCGCGACCTCGGCCTCGGCATCCGCTTCGCCTCCGGCGGCGGGCGCGAGGGCTGGACCCGCACCCTGCTGACCGCCGTCGGCGTCGGCCTCGGGGTGGCACTGCTGCTGACCGCCGCCTCCGCACCGCATCTGCTCCAGGAGCGTTCCGCGCGCAGCGAGGCCCGCGCCGAGAGCTCCGTTCCCGGCGGGCCCGACGCGCAGGCCAAAAAGACCGACGCCTCGGTGCTGCGGATCAACTCGGAGACCGAGTACCGCAGCCGCACCGTCGAGGGCTGGCTGATGCGCGCGGACGGTACGCACCCGGTCGTCCCGCCGGGCGTCGCACGCTTCCCCGGTGCCGACGAGATGGTGGTCTCCCCCGCGCTGAAGGAACTGCTGGACTCCTCGGAGGGCAGCCTCCTCAAGGAGCGGCTGCCGTACCGGATCACCGGCACGATCGCCGACTCCGGCCTGGTCTCGCCGGGCGACCTGGTCTACTACGCGGGCAGCGACACCCTGACCCCCGCCGACGGCGGCCACCGGATCGCCGGTTACGGCGATCCGGGGCAGGGCGAGGAGATGCCGCCCGTCCTCATCGTGCTGATCATCATGATCTGCGTGGTGCTGCTGGTGCCGGTCGCGATCTTCATCGCGACGGCGGTGCGGTTCGGCGGCGACCGCCGTGACCGCCGGCTCGCCGCGCTGCGGCTGGTGGGTACGGACATCCGGATGACCCGGCGGATCGCGGCCGGCGAGGCCCTGTTCGGGGCGCTCCTCGGCGTGCTGACCGGGGCGGTGCTCTTCCTGGTGGGGCGCCGATTCGTCGGTCACATCGAGGTGTGGAACGTCAGCGTCTTCCCGTCCGACCTGGTGCCCGACCCCGTGCTGACGGCGCTGGTCGTCGTCTCCGTCCCGGTGGCGGCGGTGCTGGTCACGCTGGTCGCGATGCGCTCGGTGGTGATCGAACCGCTCGGCGTCGTACGGGGCGGCGGCAACCGCGGGCGCCGGCTCTGGTGGCGGCTGCCGATGCCGGTCGCGGGTCTGGCGGTGCTCGGACTGACCGGCAAGGTCGACGAGTTCACCCCGGTCAACCCGTATCCGATCGCGGGCGGTGCCGTGCTGGTCCTGGTCGGGCTCGCGCTGCTGCTGCCCTGGCTGGTCGAGGCGTGCGTGAACCGGCTGCACGGCGGCCCGGTGCCCTGGCAGCTCGCCACCCGCAGGCTCCAGCTGAGCAGCGGGGCCGCCTCCCGCGCGGTCAGCGGCATCACGGTCGCCGTCGCGGGAGCGGTGGCACTGCAGATGCTGTTCGCCGCGGTGGGCGACGAGTTCAGCACGGTGACCGGGCAGGACCCGTCGCGGGCCCAGTTCTACACGTACTCCGAGAAGGTCGAACCCGGGGCGGCCACCCGGACCATCGAGGAGTTCAAGGCCACCAAGGGCGTGGACGCCGTCATCGGGAAGGTCGAGACGTACGCCACCCGGCCCGGCAAGTACACGAAGTCCGACGTGCAGCCGACCACCAGTCTCATCGTCGGCGACTGCGCGACCCTGCGCGAACTCGCCCGGATCGGCTCCTGCACGGACGGCGACACCTTCGTGGCCCACCCCAGGAACGACAAGGAGATGTCCGACTGGGTCGATGCGACGGCCCGCAAGGGCAAGGAGGTCCTGATCGGCTCGGGCTACGGCCAGAAGCCGATGCGGTGGACCCTGCCCACCGACTCCCGGACGGTCCAGGCCCGCCACGATCCGCTGGGCGAGGACTCCTGGGGCATCATGGCCACCATCGGCGCCCTCGACCCGAGCAAGCTGCCGGGCGCGACGACCCAGACGCAGATCCGGATCGACGAGAGCGTCGAGGACGCCGCGGAGTACGTACGGAACACGGCGGCCCGGATCGACCCCGCGATGCGGGTCGCGTCCCTCACGTCGAAGACCCGTGACGAGAAGTACGCCAGTGTGCAGCGCGGCCTCCAGGTCGGCGCGACCGCGACGCTGCTGCTGATCGCCGCCGCGATGCTGGTCTCCCAGCTGGAGCAGCTGCGCGAACGCAAGCGCCTGCTGTCGGTCCTGGTCGCCTTCGGCACCCGGCGCTCCACCCTCGCCTGGTCGGTGCTGTGGCAGACCGCCGTACCCGTGGTCATCGGGCTGACGGTCGCCGTGGCGGGCGGGCTCGGCCTGGGCGCGGCGCTGATCACCATGCTCGACAAGAAGATCACCGACTGGTGGCTGTTCGTGCCGATGACCGGCGCGGGTGCGGCACTGATCCTGCTGGTCACGCTGGTGTCCCTGCCCTCGCTGTGGCGCCTGATGCGCCCGGAGGGCCTGCGCACGGAGTGA
- a CDS encoding hydrogen peroxide-inducible genes activator: protein MAQVNQGSRPKQPSLSQLRAFVAVAEYLHFRDAAAAIGMSQPALSGAVSALEEALGVQLIERTTRKVLLSPAGERLAVRARAVLEAVGELMEEAEAVRAPFTGVLRLGVIPTVAPYLLPTVLRLVHERYPELDLQVHEEQTSSLLEGLAAGRLDLLLLAVPLGVPGVTELPLFEEDFVLVMEQDHWLGGRADIPREALRELPLLLLDEGHCLRDQALDICREAGRTEGAPVTTTAAGLSTLVQLVAGGLGVTLLPRTAVTVETGRNEALITGYFAEPAPSRRVALGMRTGAARHEEFEEFAAALREAMRGLPVRVTGGP from the coding sequence GTGGCTCAGGTGAATCAGGGCAGTAGGCCCAAACAGCCCAGCCTGTCGCAGCTGCGTGCCTTCGTGGCCGTCGCGGAATATCTGCACTTCAGGGACGCTGCGGCAGCAATCGGGATGAGTCAGCCGGCGCTGTCCGGAGCCGTGTCGGCGCTGGAGGAGGCACTGGGTGTCCAGCTCATCGAGCGTACGACGCGCAAGGTCCTGCTCTCGCCGGCCGGGGAGCGGCTCGCGGTGCGGGCCCGTGCGGTGCTGGAGGCCGTCGGCGAGCTGATGGAGGAGGCCGAGGCGGTCCGGGCGCCGTTCACCGGCGTGCTCAGGCTCGGAGTGATCCCGACCGTCGCCCCGTACCTGCTGCCGACGGTGCTGCGGCTGGTCCATGAGCGCTACCCGGAGCTCGACCTCCAGGTGCACGAGGAGCAGACCTCCTCGCTACTGGAGGGGCTGGCCGCGGGAAGGCTCGATCTGCTGCTGCTCGCCGTTCCGCTCGGGGTGCCGGGCGTCACCGAACTTCCGCTCTTCGAGGAGGACTTCGTCCTGGTGATGGAGCAGGACCACTGGCTGGGCGGGCGCGCCGACATTCCGCGCGAGGCGCTGCGCGAGCTGCCGCTGCTGCTGCTCGACGAGGGGCACTGCCTGCGCGACCAGGCCCTGGACATCTGCCGGGAGGCGGGCCGCACGGAGGGGGCGCCGGTCACCACGACCGCGGCCGGGCTCTCCACGCTGGTCCAGCTGGTGGCCGGCGGGCTCGGGGTGACGCTGCTGCCGCGGACCGCGGTGACGGTCGAGACCGGCCGCAACGAGGCCCTGATCACCGGGTACTTCGCGGAGCCGGCACCGTCGAGGCGGGTGGCGCTGGGGATGCGGACCGGGGCGGCGCGGCACGAGGAGTTCGAGGAGTTCGCGGCGGCGCTGCGGGAGGCGATGCGGGGGCTGCCGGTACGGGTGACGGGAGGGCCTTAG
- a CDS encoding peroxiredoxin — translation MLTVGDKFPEFDLTACVSLESGKEFEQINHKTYEGKWKIVFAWPKDFTFVCPTEIAAFGKLNDEFADRDAQILGFSGDSEFVHHAWRKDHPDLTDLPFPMMADSKHELMRDLGIEGEDGFAQRAVFIVDQNNEIQFTMVTAGSVGRNPKEVLRVLDALQTDELCPCNWTKGENTLDPVALLSGE, via the coding sequence GTGCTCACTGTCGGTGACAAGTTCCCCGAGTTCGACCTGACTGCTTGTGTCTCGCTGGAGAGCGGCAAGGAGTTCGAGCAGATCAACCACAAGACCTACGAGGGCAAGTGGAAGATCGTCTTCGCGTGGCCGAAGGACTTCACCTTCGTGTGCCCCACCGAGATCGCCGCCTTCGGCAAGCTGAACGACGAGTTCGCCGACCGTGACGCCCAGATCCTCGGCTTCTCCGGTGACTCCGAGTTCGTGCACCACGCCTGGCGCAAGGACCACCCGGACCTGACCGACCTGCCGTTCCCGATGATGGCCGACTCGAAGCACGAGCTCATGCGTGACCTCGGCATCGAGGGCGAGGACGGCTTCGCCCAGCGCGCCGTCTTCATCGTCGACCAGAACAACGAGATCCAGTTCACGATGGTGACCGCCGGTTCCGTGGGCCGTAACCCCAAGGAGGTCCTGCGGGTCCTGGACGCCCTGCAGACCGACGAGCTGTGCCCGTGCAACTGGACCAAGGGCGAGAACACCCTCGACCCGGTCGCCCTCCTCTCGGGCGAGTGA
- a CDS encoding alkyl hydroperoxide reductase — MALDELKAAVPDFAKDLKLNLGSVIGNSELPQQQLWGTVLACAIASRSPKVLRELEPEAKANLSAEAYTAAKSAAAIMAMNNVFYRTRHLLSDPEYGTLRAGLRMNVIGKPGVEKIDFELWSLAVSAINGCGQCLDSHEQVLRKAGVDRETIQEAVKIASVIQAVGVTLDAEAVLAE, encoded by the coding sequence ATGGCACTCGACGAACTGAAGGCCGCCGTTCCGGACTTCGCCAAGGATCTGAAGCTGAACCTCGGCTCGGTCATCGGCAACAGCGAGCTCCCGCAGCAGCAGCTGTGGGGCACCGTCCTCGCCTGCGCGATCGCCTCGCGCTCGCCGAAGGTGCTGCGCGAGCTGGAGCCGGAGGCGAAGGCCAACCTCTCCGCGGAGGCGTACACCGCCGCGAAGTCGGCCGCCGCCATCATGGCGATGAACAACGTCTTCTACCGGACCCGGCACCTGCTGTCGGACCCCGAGTACGGGACGCTCCGTGCGGGTCTGCGGATGAACGTCATCGGCAAGCCCGGCGTGGAGAAGATCGACTTCGAGCTGTGGTCGCTCGCCGTCTCCGCGATCAACGGCTGCGGCCAGTGCCTGGACTCCCACGAGCAGGTGCTGCGCAAGGCCGGCGTGGACCGTGAGACCATTCAGGAAGCCGTCAAGATCGCCTCGGTGATCCAGGCGGTGGGCGTGACCCTCGATGCCGAGGCCGTGCTCGCCGAGTAG
- a CDS encoding AI-2E family transporter: MSKLPGWLGRLGAELTELGDRLEQRRDEAVGQGAGRAELPGSAGDVTASAVPAADVPAEAARDADDRVPPPPSYAPSVAARPDPVAAIPWGMRVAAEAGWRLLVLAGTLWVLMKVISAVQLVVLAFVAALLVTAMLQPTVARLRRHGLPRGLATAVTAILGFVVMGLVGWFVVWQVMDNLDTLSDRVRDGIDELKRWLLDSPFHVTEQQINDIAKNLSDTIGTNTEQITSAGLEGVTVMVEVLTGILLAMFSTLFLLYDGRRIWHWVLKLVPAQARPGVAGAGPRAWRTLTSYVRGTVIVALIDAIFIGLGIFFLDVPMAVPLAVFIFLFAFIPLVGAVVSGALAVVVALVTEGVFTALMVLAVVLAVQQIEGHVLQPFILGRAVRVHPLAVVLSVAAGGMIAGIGGAVVAVPLVAVTNTVVGYLRTYGQEQALRYAPSPRGATAVDVAPTPAPGSRPEGTGHADDEDGDGGGTKNGPGK; this comes from the coding sequence ATGTCGAAACTACCGGGCTGGCTCGGCCGGCTGGGCGCCGAACTGACCGAGCTGGGCGACCGGCTGGAGCAGCGCCGGGACGAGGCCGTGGGCCAGGGGGCCGGGCGGGCCGAGCTGCCGGGGTCCGCCGGGGACGTGACCGCCTCCGCCGTGCCCGCCGCGGACGTTCCGGCCGAAGCGGCACGGGACGCGGACGACCGCGTCCCGCCACCGCCCTCGTACGCCCCTTCCGTCGCCGCCCGGCCCGATCCGGTCGCGGCGATCCCCTGGGGGATGCGCGTCGCGGCCGAGGCGGGCTGGCGGCTGCTCGTCCTGGCGGGCACCCTCTGGGTGCTGATGAAGGTCATCAGCGCCGTGCAGCTGGTGGTTCTGGCGTTCGTCGCCGCACTGCTCGTCACCGCGATGCTCCAGCCGACCGTCGCCCGGCTGCGCCGCCACGGGCTGCCGCGCGGTCTGGCCACCGCCGTCACGGCGATCCTGGGCTTCGTCGTCATGGGCCTGGTCGGCTGGTTCGTGGTCTGGCAGGTCATGGACAACCTCGACACCCTCTCCGACCGGGTGCGGGACGGTATCGACGAGTTGAAGCGCTGGCTGCTCGACAGCCCCTTCCACGTCACCGAGCAGCAGATCAACGACATCGCGAAGAACCTCAGCGACACCATCGGCACCAACACCGAGCAGATCACCTCCGCGGGACTGGAGGGCGTCACCGTGATGGTGGAGGTCCTCACCGGGATACTGCTGGCGATGTTCTCGACGCTCTTCCTGCTGTACGACGGAAGGCGCATCTGGCACTGGGTGCTGAAGCTGGTGCCGGCCCAGGCCCGGCCGGGGGTCGCGGGCGCCGGGCCGCGCGCCTGGCGGACGCTGACCTCCTATGTGCGGGGCACCGTCATAGTGGCGCTGATCGACGCGATCTTCATCGGGCTCGGGATCTTCTTCCTCGACGTGCCGATGGCGGTGCCGCTGGCCGTCTTCATCTTCCTCTTCGCCTTCATCCCGCTGGTCGGTGCGGTGGTCTCCGGGGCGCTGGCGGTGGTCGTCGCGCTGGTCACCGAGGGCGTGTTCACCGCCCTGATGGTGCTGGCGGTGGTGCTCGCCGTCCAGCAGATCGAGGGCCATGTGCTCCAGCCGTTCATCCTGGGGCGCGCGGTGCGGGTGCATCCGCTCGCCGTCGTCCTCTCGGTCGCCGCGGGCGGCATGATCGCGGGCATCGGCGGTGCGGTCGTCGCGGTGCCGCTGGTCGCGGTCACCAACACGGTGGTCGGCTATCTGCGGACGTACGGGCAGGAACAGGCGCTGAGATACGCGCCGTCCCCGCGCGGGGCGACCGCGGTCGACGTCGCTCCGACCCCCGCACCGGGCTCGCGGCCCGAGGGCACCGGCCACGCCGACGACGAGGACGGCGACGGCGGCGGCACGAAGAACGGGCCCGGCAAGTAG
- a CDS encoding transglycosylase SLT domain-containing protein: MSRISVRGFAVASATAVTTVGAVVGVASGSTPAVDDNNFEATAADTTLLADIPAGQQAQVQTASLTQQADAQASAADAAAKKSVEEAARIQAAKDAKSKKAAAEDRLEKERQEKKDRAERASRSSIRSASAFATQSSYTVAEVQAMARQMVPGDQFQCFSNIVNHESTWNYRASNPSSGAYGLVQALPGSKMASAGADWQTNPATQIKWGLNYMDSRYGSPCGAWSFWQANHWY; the protein is encoded by the coding sequence GTGAGCCGGATCTCGGTCCGGGGGTTCGCCGTGGCATCTGCCACTGCCGTGACCACCGTTGGCGCCGTCGTAGGCGTTGCATCGGGCAGCACCCCTGCTGTCGACGACAACAACTTCGAGGCGACCGCAGCCGACACCACGCTGCTCGCAGACATCCCCGCGGGCCAGCAGGCCCAGGTGCAGACCGCCTCGCTGACACAGCAGGCCGACGCCCAGGCCTCCGCGGCCGACGCAGCCGCGAAGAAGTCCGTGGAGGAAGCGGCCCGCATCCAGGCCGCCAAGGACGCCAAGTCGAAGAAGGCGGCGGCCGAGGACAGGCTGGAGAAGGAGCGCCAGGAGAAGAAGGACCGCGCCGAGCGCGCCAGCCGCTCCTCGATCCGCAGCGCCTCCGCCTTCGCCACGCAGAGCTCGTACACCGTCGCCGAGGTCCAGGCGATGGCCCGTCAGATGGTTCCTGGCGACCAGTTCCAGTGCTTCAGCAACATCGTGAACCACGAGTCGACCTGGAACTACCGGGCGAGCAACCCGTCTTCCGGTGCCTACGGCCTCGTCCAGGCGCTGCCCGGCTCCAAGATGGCGTCCGCCGGTGCCGACTGGCAGACCAACCCGGCCACCCAGATCAAGTGGGGCCTCAACTACATGGACAGCCGCTACGGCAGCCCGTGTGGTGCCTGGTCGTTCTGGCAGGCCAACCACTGGTACTAG
- a CDS encoding PhoH family protein has translation MVTSTKRRMSDRRTYVLDTSVLLADPNAMARFDEHEVVLPIVVVTELEAKRHHPELGYFARQALRLLDDFRVRYGRLDAPIPLGDLGGTLRVELNHSDPGVLPAGYRLGDNDSRILAVARNLQAEGYDVTVVSKDLPLRIKASSVGLLAEEYRAELAITDSGWTGMSEVPLSGEQVDLLYGEETLYVPEAAELPVHTGLVLQSERGKALGRVTAEGNVRLVRGDREAFGIHGRSAEQRIALDLLLDQDVGIVSLGGRAGTGKSALALCAGLEAVLERRQHQKVMVFRPLYAVGGQELGYLPGTEAEKMSPWAQAVFDTLSAVAGREVIEEVLGRGMLEILPLTHIRGRSLHDAFVIVDEAQSLERNVLLTVLSRIGANSRVVLTHDVAQRDNLRVGRYDGVVAVVEKLKGHPLFAHVTLSRSERSQIAALVTEMLEEGQI, from the coding sequence GTGGTGACCAGCACAAAGCGCCGCATGTCCGACAGGCGCACCTACGTTCTCGACACCAGCGTCCTGCTGGCCGATCCCAACGCCATGGCCCGGTTCGACGAGCACGAAGTGGTGCTCCCGATCGTCGTGGTCACGGAACTGGAGGCCAAACGGCACCATCCGGAACTCGGCTACTTCGCCCGGCAGGCCCTGCGCCTGCTGGACGACTTCCGGGTCCGCTACGGCCGGCTGGACGCCCCGATCCCGCTCGGGGATCTGGGCGGGACGCTGCGCGTCGAACTCAACCATTCCGACCCCGGCGTACTGCCAGCCGGCTACCGGTTGGGGGACAACGACTCACGGATCCTCGCGGTCGCGCGCAACCTCCAGGCCGAGGGGTACGACGTCACCGTCGTCTCCAAGGACCTGCCCCTGCGCATCAAGGCGTCCTCGGTCGGCCTCCTCGCCGAGGAGTACCGCGCCGAACTCGCCATCACCGACTCCGGCTGGACCGGCATGTCGGAGGTCCCGCTCTCCGGCGAGCAGGTCGACCTGCTCTACGGGGAGGAGACGCTGTACGTCCCCGAGGCCGCCGAACTTCCCGTGCACACCGGACTGGTCCTCCAGTCCGAGCGCGGCAAGGCGCTCGGCCGGGTCACCGCCGAGGGCAATGTGCGCCTGGTCCGCGGCGACCGGGAGGCCTTCGGCATCCACGGCCGCAGCGCCGAACAGCGCATCGCCCTCGATCTGCTCCTCGACCAGGACGTCGGCATCGTGTCGCTGGGCGGCCGGGCCGGCACCGGAAAGTCGGCGCTGGCGCTCTGCGCCGGTCTCGAAGCCGTCCTGGAGCGCAGGCAGCACCAGAAGGTGATGGTCTTCCGCCCGCTGTACGCGGTCGGCGGGCAGGAACTGGGCTATCTCCCCGGCACCGAGGCCGAGAAGATGAGCCCCTGGGCGCAGGCCGTCTTCGACACGCTCTCGGCGGTGGCCGGGCGCGAGGTCATCGAAGAGGTGCTGGGGCGCGGGATGCTGGAGATCCTGCCGCTCACCCACATCCGGGGCCGTTCGCTCCACGACGCCTTCGTGATCGTCGACGAGGCGCAGTCGCTCGAACGGAACGTACTGCTGACCGTGCTGTCCCGGATCGGGGCGAATTCCCGGGTGGTGCTCACGCATGACGTGGCTCAGCGGGACAACCTCAGGGTCGGCCGGTACGACGGAGTCGTCGCCGTGGTCGAGAAGCTGAAGGGCCATCCGCTCTTCGCGCACGTCACCCTCAGCCGCTCCGAGCGCTCGCAGATCGCCGCGCTGGTGACCGAAATGCTGGAGGAAGGCCAGATCTGA
- a CDS encoding isoprenyl transferase: MNLRDLVYGLYARRVEARLDHTQVPKHIGVILDGNRRWAKASGGTAAQGHQAGADKIKELLGWCSETDVEVVTLWLLSTDNFDRPDSELKPLLGIIENTVRDLAADGRWRVHHVGTLDLLPAHTQTVLKEAEQATVGVDGILVNVAVGYGGRQEIADAVRSLLLDHSAKGTSFEDLAEIVSTDMISEHLYTRGQPDPDLVIRTSGEQRLSGFMLWQTAHSEYYFCEVFWPAFRKVDFLRALRDYAARGRRFGG, from the coding sequence GTGAACTTGCGCGACCTGGTGTACGGGCTCTACGCGCGCCGGGTGGAGGCCCGCCTCGACCACACCCAGGTGCCCAAGCACATCGGTGTCATCCTCGACGGCAACCGGCGCTGGGCGAAGGCGTCCGGCGGCACGGCCGCGCAGGGGCACCAGGCCGGCGCGGACAAGATCAAGGAACTTCTCGGCTGGTGCAGCGAGACGGATGTGGAAGTCGTCACGCTCTGGCTGCTCTCCACGGACAACTTCGACCGGCCCGATTCCGAGCTGAAGCCGCTCCTCGGGATCATCGAGAACACCGTGCGCGACCTCGCGGCCGACGGCCGCTGGCGGGTCCACCACGTCGGCACGCTCGACCTGCTGCCCGCCCACACCCAGACGGTGCTCAAGGAGGCCGAGCAGGCCACGGTCGGCGTCGACGGAATACTGGTCAATGTCGCCGTCGGCTACGGCGGACGCCAGGAGATCGCCGACGCGGTCCGCTCGCTGCTGCTGGACCACTCCGCCAAGGGGACCTCGTTCGAGGACCTGGCGGAGATCGTCTCCACCGACATGATCTCCGAGCACCTCTACACCCGGGGCCAGCCCGACCCGGACCTCGTGATCCGCACCAGCGGCGAGCAGCGGCTGTCCGGCTTCATGCTCTGGCAGACCGCGCACTCCGAGTACTACTTCTGCGAGGTCTTCTGGCCGGCCTTCCGCAAGGTCGACTTCCTCCGCGCACTGCGCGACTACGCGGCCCGCGGCCGCCGCTTCGGCGGCTGA